A genome region from Drosophila simulans strain w501 chromosome 2R, Prin_Dsim_3.1, whole genome shotgun sequence includes the following:
- the LOC6735862 gene encoding golgin subfamily A member 4, with translation MFANLKNKLIEEVKASPSKFQQFANAAQAAVSSSSSTTPNSETNTSNNENFFSITEEDTPQNSPYRIQKLPATSASALRGRSTQSLNGATSRTRKLSNSSMASDVSFRLPTYEAPAVYHLQSDLDETSSEFDDSASTARLDVITKDQLYDAYKKSLDRYHKYRCRYTDLAKKYKELERDSSKARSVLVETQDKALRRISELREQCTLEQQAKAHLEEALRVEMDDMSCKMQAYQTKLQLLGENPENITAALERSGQQLESEQLIDLEESTGMSPSSANGSSGVSDLQRLLKEREEQLESVTKKYEALRKQEEENVLLLAQTKQAIHTELELKDTEVRQLQEKLKQLESQRESQNNEAKEQFKKLQATKQKVDAKLMATEHLLNTLKGSYATKEQQVATLEGQLEAIRVENEQKVKDLQKQNEDRNTQASDSSEQLKKLQAAVQDAESQLLSKDQLLESLRTENAAKEQQLKHLEEQLGKLKQENENYLDKLRESKESSDSQTNAAQDQQKKLQASKDEAESKLLATEDLLHSIRNDYKEQEEQVALLEDKVKTLSKENEVNVEKLRHINEQREAHSTDSQQKINELVAAKDEAEAKLLSTELSLNALQAALSAKEEQAASLEQSLNALKTESEHSLQDLRLHNDQLLEIVQRHQQNDWEAQLGQAREELAAIQSQRELRALELEKSLEMERESVAALSSEKASQEEQHRLKLEQLQREIQILQDQHANSESETVAALKGQLEAISQDLATSQASLLAKEKELKASGNKLNKIKKQHEQHQAKSSEQNARLEALQSELADRLSHSRQVESEKEELQARVTGILEEIGTMQAQMQQVQDSHSELEREKRKLESRIESLQQEQVDSSAQDERASAKLEEIQSENTKLAERNCLLEEQANHLESQLQAKQDEIGKIQTKLQQVLDEHSKLQNAQELMDHDHRTLQDKCDAYEKDKLLTKHTLDCLQSASEELHRVKANLDQELKEQDQQLSELRERQREQEQQLKDQAERCAELKVQNSESETQLQATISNLREQLDAYKQTEQGIQEKLQASNSSYTTQIATLEARWSAANSDVERLHEANDALQLEMEQLKIKHGQEREEVKESIAQKNRQVVELQEAMASRDLQLQEKVEASEKLAKYDEILIENEYLNKHTKQLEAELGESAELKEKLKSLQCELYVLQEKAEQHAVQMAEKETQSATATAEVSELKKAIEEQAVELTRQKEHASFVTEQSDAVQKELLQAQQQLHDKQIELAMSRDEQALLQAEADGLRQEVICLKEHLSPSTDSDSLRSLNERLQRELEDLKHKSAGAESNMQQEIEELQANNQQMAERINELETLRAGIQAQQLLASMAPKNVQEAAAAGEKAELESKLKEIMNEVQDVTNRNLFLEQKCENFLILEQSNERLKLQNAKLSRQLDETLVSMQHSEAVPANTEFEYLRNIMFQYLTGNTNNETLVKVISAVLKFSPQQAQVALEKEHQRRSLLNKLI, from the exons GCCGCCGTGAGCTCATCGTCGAGCACAACACCCAATTCGGAAACGAACACCAGCAACAATGAGAACTTCTTCAGCATCACGGAGGAGG ACACACCTCAGAACTCGCCTTATCGCATCCAAAAGCTGCCGGCCACAAGTGCATCCGCGCTGCGCGGGCGATCGACCCAATCCCTGAACGGCGCCACCTCCAGGACCCGCAAACTCTCAAACTCGTCCATGGCCAGCGACGTGTCCTTCCGCCTGCCTACCTATGAAGCGCCAGCT GTGTACCACTTGCAATCGGATCTGGACGAAACGAGCAGCGAGTTCGACGACTCCGCCTCAACGGCCCGGCTGGATGTGATCACCAAGGACCAGCTGTACGACGCGTACAAAAAGTCACTCGATCGTTACCACAAGTACCGCTGTCGGTACACGgatctggccaaaaagtaCAAGGAACTGGAACGCGACAGCTCCAAGGCGCGG TCTGTGCTGGTGGAGACGCAAGACAAGGCGCTGCGCCGAATCAGCGAGCTGAGAGAGCAGTGCACGCTGGAGCAGCAGGCCAAGGCGCATTTAGAGGAGGCGCTGCGCGTTGAGATGGACGACATGAGCTGCAAAATGCAGGCTTATCAAACGAagctccagctgctgggcgAAAATCCTGAGAATATTACGGCGGCTCTGGAGCGAAGTGGCCAACAGCTGGAGTCCGAACAGCTAATCGACCTGGAGGAGTCGACCGGAATGTCGCCATCATCCGCCAATGGCAGTTCCGGGGTGTCCGACTTACAAAGACTACTTAAAGAGcgggaggagcagctggaaaGTGTGACCAAAAAATACGAAGCTCTGCgcaagcaggaggaggagaacgTGCTGCTTCTGGCCCAGACAAAGCAGGCCATCCATACGGAACTGGAGCTGAAGGACACCGAGGTGCGTCAGCTTCAGGAGAAACTCAAGCAGTTGGAATCTCAGCGAGAGTCCCAGAACAACGAAGCCAAGGAGCAGTTCAAAAAGCTCCAGGCCACGAAGCAGAAAGTCGATGCCAAACTTATGGCTACAGAGCACCTGCTGAACACCCTAAAAGGAAGCTATGCGACCAAGGAGCAACAGGTGGCCACACTAGAAGGGCAACTGGAAGCCATTAGGGTGGAAAACGAACAGAAAGTAAAAGATCTGCAGAAACAAAACGAAGATCGAAATACCCAAGCAAGCGATTCAAGCGAGCAACTAAAGAAACTCCAAGCAGCCGTTCAGGATGCGGAGTCCCAGCTTTTGTCCAAGGATCAGCTCTTGGAATCTCTCCGAACCGAAAACGcagccaaggagcagcagctaaaGCATCTGGAGGAGCAGTTGGGTAAACTGAAAcaagaaaacgaaaattacTTGGATAAATTGCGAGAAAGCAAGGAAAGTAGCGATTCTCAAACTAACGCGGCACAGGATCAGCAAAAGAAACTGCAAGCATCCAAGGACGAAGCCGAATCGAAGCTCTTAGCCACGGAAGACCTTTTGCACTCCATCAGGAATGATTATAAAGAACAGGAAGAGCAAGTCGCTTTGTTGGAAGACAAAGTGAAAACTCTTTCCAAGGAAAACGAAGTGAATGTAGAAAAATTGCGCCACATTAATGAACAACGCGAAGCTCATAGTACTGATTCCCAGCAGAAGATCAATGAACTAGTTGCAGCTAAGGACGAAGCCGAAGCCAAACTTCTTTCCACTGAACTCAGTCTGAACGCACTTCAGGCCGCACTCTCGGCCAAGGAAGAGCAAGCGGCATCCTTGGAGCAAAGCTTGAATGCGCTTAAAACCGAAAGTGAGCACAGTTTGCAGGACCTGCGCTTGCACAACGACCAGTTGCTCGAAATTGTCCAGCGACATCAACAAAACGACTGGGAAGCTCAACTCGGTCAGGCAAGAGAGGAATTGGCAGCTATTCAATCGCAACGGGAGCTACGTGCTCTCGAACTCGAGAAGAGCCTCGAAATGGAGCGCGAATCTGTGGCCGCTTTGAGTTCCGAGAAAGCTTCCCAGGAGGAACAGCATAGGCTTAAGCTGGAACAGCTACAGCGAGAGATTCAAATACTGCAGGATCAGCACGCGAACTCGGAGAGCGAAACAGTGGCTGCTCTAAAAGGGCAGTTGGAGGCTATTAGTCAGGACTTGGCCACCAGTCAGGCCAGTTTGTTGGCCAAGGAAAAGGAACTGAAAGCCAGCGGCAACAAGTTGAACAAGATAAAGAAGCAACACGAGCAGCACCAGGCGAAATCAAGCGAGCAAAACGCTCGCCTCGAAGCTCTGCAAAGTGAGTTGGCTGATCGACTGAGTCATTCCCGCCAGGTGGAGAGCGAAAAGGAGGAGTTGCAGGCACGCGTCACCGGAATTCTGGAGGAGATTGGCACCATGCAGGCGCAAATGCAACAGGTGCAAGACTCACACAGCGAACTGGAACGGGAGAAGCGCAAGCTGGAATCCCGCATCGAGTcactgcagcaggagcaagtGGACAGCAGTGCCCAGGACGAAAGGGCCTCAGCTAAGCTGGAGGAGATACAGAGCGAAAACACCAAGCTGGCCGAACGCAACTGtctgctggaggagcaggcgaATCATTTGGAGTCCCAACTGCAAGCCAAACAAGACGAGATCGGCAAGATCCAGACGAAGCTGCAACAGGTCCTCGACGAGCACTCGAAGCTGCAAAATGCACAGGAGCTGATGGATCACGACCATCGGACGCTGCAGGATAAATGTGATGCCTACGAAAAGGATAAGCTACTGACCAAACACACTCTGGACTGCCTGCAGTCAGCCAGTGAGGAGCTGCATAGGGTTAAGGCCAACTTAGATCAAGAACTGAAGGAGCAGGACCAACAACTGTCGGAGCTGAGAGAACGACAAAgggaacaggagcagcagctgaaagACCAAGCCGAGCGATGCGCGGAATTGAAGGTCCAAAACAGCGAAAGTGAGACTCAACTGCAGGCCACGATCAGCAATCTTCGCGAGCAACTTGATGCTTATAAGCAGACAGAGCAGGGCATCCAGGAAAAGCTCCAGGCTAGCAATTCGTCCTACACCACGCAAATTGCCACATTGGAAGCTCGTTGGAGCGCCGCCAATTCAGACGTAGAGCGTCTTCACGAAGCCAATGATGCCCTGCAGCTGGAGATGGAACAATTGAAGATTAAGCACGGCCAAGAACGCGAGGAGGTGAAGGAGTCCATTGCCCAGAAAAACCGTCAGGTGGTGGAGCTCCAAGAAGCCATGGCCTCAAGAGATCTTCAGCTACAGGAAAAGGTTGAAGCCTCagaaaagttggccaaatacGATGAGATCCTAATCGAGAACGAGTATTTGAATAAGCACACGAAGCAATTGGAGGCCGAGTTGGGTGAGAGTGCGGAGCTGAAGGAGAAACTGAAATCCCTGCAATGTGAATTGTACGTTCTTCAGGAGAAGGCCGAGCAGCATGCCGTCCAAATGGCCGAAAAGGAAACGCAGAGTGCGACGGCAACGGCAGAGGTGTCCGAACTGAAGAAGGCCATCGAGGAACAGGCGGTCGAGTTGACCCGACAGAAGGAGCACGCAAGCTTTGTCACCGAGCAGAGTGATGCGGTCCAAAAAGAACTTCTTCAAGCGCAACAGCAACTCCACGATAAGCAAATCGAATTGGCGATGAGCCGGGATGAGCAGGCCTTGCTGCAGGCTGAAGCCGATGGCTTAAGGCAAGAGGTGATTTGTCTTAAGGAGCATTTATCCCCCTCAACCGACTCCGACAGCCTGCGCAGCCTGAACGAGCGACTGCAACGGGAGCTGGAAGATCTCAAACACAAGAGCGCCGGCGCGGAGTCAAATATGCAGCAGGAGATCGAGGAGCTGCAGGCTAACAACCAGCAGATGGCGGAGCGCATCAACGAGCTGGAAACCCTGCGAGCCGGCATACAAGCCCAGCAACTTCTCGCCAGCATGGCGCCCAAAAACGTTCAGGAGGCCGCCGCTGCCGGCGAGAAGGCTGAACTGGAGTCTAAGCTCAAAGAGATTATGAACGAGGTGCAGGACGTGACGAATCGGAACCTGTTCCTGGAGCAAAAATGCGAGAACTTCCTCATACTCGAACAGTCCAACGAGCGACTTAAGCTGCAAAATGCGAAACTCTCGCGGCAACTGGATGAAACCCTG GTATCCATGCAACACAGCGAGGCTGTTCCGGCAAACACGGAATTCGAGTACTTGCGCAACATCATGTTCCAG TACCTAACTGGGAACACGAACAACGAGACGCTTGTCAAGGTGATATCGGCAGTGCTCAAATTCTCGCCGCAGCAGGCCCAAGTTGCCCTGGAAAAGGAGCATCAGCGGCGATCGCTG CTGAACAAACTGATCTAG
- the LOC6735861 gene encoding little elongation complex subunit 1: MSLDEFSDFNIDQLLGPSAPLQDSLVAPYKQVSLPRRNQDVCAKRSRLAERIAQNDELIRQVKQLQAQNKQLSDLQRTAQEVTDLYQKEKQQRIELEKRGKQIGERCGQLEKELDAQVGNCENLQEQLQVRGLPVDAKDVLSILMQFSQRLGDDCGLLRRDQNIMKKLREHCRTIDVSVPTPKSPNPRSKRKAHQPGVNQSTQTDEKPSDPKPALCSVAVQVEGLIETRDQATQHKNTTTTRGTTTASFIKHHDVGTCFPEPKPLPNIRQILDEMLSWRDDVVIEPMSPLSDLQQELELEDVPAKASVATCTTLYDIHREIDFVADLSTQIKVSASRPPSRTMLDSVKEEARSSRELAKELFNFLPQNQSCLTNLPPQAFEELWQVFGQMVLALLQRRSNPSVATPPSVSQADFTKWLYEIYEGTENQTDQTSSGSTSKRDFATSTECMDTGTDPIIQSPNISQEGHVTPIRLPSKPKERKRKSKKRKAAATPKPIAKRNCLEMETNNELEVEHEQTPETAIQFLRNLETFNMTNCDNLEMELDEEELYLLQLTSNAKQKENKGNVKAQAPGDSENPAQTSKFPKSENKDLNHLPAVQKKTDSSLKRYDEEQYFFLDYFEEHNKTIKENIGGLKELPPKIDISANPVSVAEDRIDSLSKPSENEVNASEDTDSHLDNSVSNLDRRSMCLFGSDSDVESESCVEQMALELSDSDDTFDNSEEDCRSADEHSNTKNLKNIFLFGSESESDESEERALEADDLTGAEAELEEKESEQKSLEVEADFVTITQPLSVEKLDLENAQPTSTSTCPRPKATDESEDEHGLVIDEEIFIRQPEEPPSPPTVPLAAKRRRTQSELKTLSPPGEVRLTRQRAKQLLDEQESGPEKGLSLVEQIRRQLKQAINKSEPLKKDSKHDLKPLEHEELKARHPGKHLEPLKLSCSISEESPASPTASEPMDELDPPPIEIPLEQAACTREDDQHKSIVQHVLKMDTGLDKLGEANRKTLGKSQPQLCASIGKYLRENMQLESTCSDLAMEIYKVTKSEAVIVNALITVICKIGVDDGPVERLLNALKYLNFAQRFLAELEERLFRNTKERPATELALNYVRLYLKAAALQATMSAGYKNPARLLLAKILYHFDRDMPPLVMEVLRQFPTALPHREQREYDNSDALITVIKHLLMNRQYDMQDPNGAERLLLSKLRFEYHFHPFEPSKQQVLENLVGKLKAGREEELGYAFALFCRRSPHLKVVESVVGEHLMPLATSYCDLAAQNESYDARLGLLLHCISLVLKPLPLDTDISAFVGFLKRLLVAVPRSGVQLAAVQASLRLQRFGFKYTLDALKDYRPNYELDPLTRAMIRCFAKRRRHFRHVAATGRRPEI, from the exons ATGAGTTTAGACGAGTTTTCCGACTTCAATATAGATCAGCTTCTGGGCCCAAGCGCACCGCTGCAAGATTCTCTGGTGGCACCGTACAAGCAAGTGTCGCTGCCCAGGAGGAACCAGGATGTGTGCGCCAAGCGAAGCCGGCTGGCCGAGCGGATAGCCCAGAACGACGAGCTGATCCGCCAGGTGAAACAGCTGCAGGCTCAAAATAAACAGCTGTCCGACCTGCAGCGCACCGCCCAAGAAGTCACGGATCTGTACCAGAAGGAGAAGCAACAGAGGATCGAGCTGGAGAAGCGAGGCAAGCAGATCGGCGAGCGATGCGGACAGCTGGAAAAGGAGCTGGACGCACAGGTTGGGAACTGCGAGAAtctgcaggagcagctgcaggtgCGGGGACTGCCCGTGGATGCAAAGGATGTGCTGTCCATACTCATGCAGTTCTCCCAGCGGCTGGGCGATGATTGTGGACTTTTGCGGCGGGATCAGAACATCATGAAGAAGCTAAGGGAGCACTGCAGGACTATAGACGTAAGCGTGCCCACGCCAAAGAGCCCGAATCCGCGTAGCAAACGGAAAGCCCATCAGCCCGGAGTCAACCAATCCACGCAAACCGACGAGAAACCCTCTGACCCCAAGCCTGCGCTTTGTTCTGTTGCTGTGCAGGTGGAGGGTCTGATAGAGACGCGCGACCAGGCCACGCAACACAagaacaccaccaccacccggGGAACCACTACAGCCTCCTTCATCAAGCACCACGATGTTGGCACATGCTTTCCCGAACCGAAGCCCCTGCCAAATATTCGGCAGATACTTGATGAAATGCTATCGTGGCGGGATGATGTTGTAATTGAGCCCATGAGTCCGCTGAGCGATTTGCAGcaggagttggagctggaggacGTACCGGCCAAAGCCAGTGTGGCCACCTGCACCACTCTGTATGATATACACCGCGAGATCGATTTCGTTGCCGACCTGTCGACACAAATCAAGGTGTCCGCCTCGAGGCCGCCCTCACGAACAATGCTGGATAGTGTGAAGGAGGAGGCCAGGTCCTCCAGGGAGCTCGCAAAGGAGCTCTTCAACTTTCTACCTCAAAACCAAAGTTGCCTGACCAATCTGCCGCCCCAGGCCTTCGAGGAGCTGTGGCAGGTCTTTGGCCAAATGGTGCTAGCCCTGCTGCAGAGGCGCTCCAATCCGTCAGTGGCCACGCCACCAAGCGTCAGCCAGGCGGATTTTACCAAATGGTTGTATGAAATCTATGAGGGCACGGAGAACCAAACGGATCAGACCTCCAGCGGAAGCACCAGCAAGAGAG ATTTCGCCACCAGCACAGAGTGCATGGATACTGGAACGGATCCCATCATCCAGTCGCCCAACATCAGCCAAGAAGGACATGTCACTCCAATTCGCCTGCCCTCCAAGCCCAAAGAACGAAAGCGAAAGTCCAAGAAGCGCAAAGCGGCTGCTACACCGAAGCCGATAGCCAAGCGAAACTGTCTGGAGATGGAGACAAACAATGAATTAGAAGTAGAGCACGAACAAACGCCAGAAACGGCAATCCAATTCTTAAGGAATTTGGAAACTTTCAACATGACCAACTGTGATAATCTCGAGATGGAACTGGATGAGGAAGAACTTTATTTGCTTCAGTTGACGTCCAACgcaaaacagaaagaaaataaaggAAATGTTAAGGCTCAGGCTCCTGGCGACTCGGAAAACCCTGCGCAGACTTCTAAGTTCCCGAAATCAGAAAACAAGGATCTAAATCATTTGCCTGCGGTCCAGAAAAAGACAGATTCTTCTTTGAAAAGATATGACGAGGAACAATACTTCTTTTTGGACTATTTTGAAGAGCATAATAAAACGATAAAAGAAAACATTGGCGGTCTGAAAGAATTGCCTCCAAAAATAGATATTTCAGCGAATCCAGTTTCAGTGGCAGAGGATAGAATAGACTCCTTAAGTAAACCAAGCGAAAATGAGGTGAATGCTTCAGAAGACACCGATTCACACTTGGATAATAGTGTCTCAAATTTAGATAGACGCTCAATGTGCCTATTCGGCAGTGATTCAGATGTGGAATCCGAATCCTGTGTAGAGCAGATGGCTCTCGAGCTAAGTGATTCGGATGACACTTTTGATAATAGCGAAGAGGATTGCCGATCCGCGGATGAGCACAGCAACACCAAAAacctgaaaaatattttcttgttCGGCAGCGAATCAGAATCGGATGAAAGCGAGGAGCGTGCGTTGGAAGCGGATGATCTTACTGGAGCGGAAGCAGAGCTGGAAGAGAAGGAATCAGAACAGAAGTCATTAGAAGTTGAAGCAGATTTCGTAACCATAACGCAGCCTTTGTCTGTTGAGAAACTGGATCTAGAGAACGCGCAGCCCACAAGTACAAGTACGTGTCCCAGGCCAAAGGCAACGGATGAATCCGAGGACGAGCACGGTCTAGTTATCGACGAAGAAATCTTCATTAGGCAGCCTGAGGAACCACCTTCACCACCAACTGTTCCGTTAGCCGCAAAACGAAGGAGAACGCAAAGTGAGCTGAAAACTTTGTCGCCCCCAGGCGAAGTTCGTTTGACTCGTCAGAGAGCGAAACAACTGCTCGACGAACAGGAATCCGGGCCAGAAAAGGGTCTTTCGCTCGTAGAACAAATAAGGAGACAGCTTAAACAAGCAATTAATAAATCGGAACCTTTAAAAAAGGATTCGAAGCATGATTTGAAACCATTAGAGCATGAAGAGCTGAAAGCAAGGCATCCAGGTAAACATCTTGAGCCTTTAAAGCTGTCCTGTTCAATAAGCGAGGAGTCACCTGCTTCGCCTACAGCTTCCGAGCCAATGGACGAGCTTGACCCTCCGCCCATAGAAATCCCTCTAGAGCAAGCTGCTTGCACCCGGGAAGATGACCAACACAAGTCGATCGTACAACATGTTCTTAAGATGGACACGGGTCTGGATAAGCTTGGGGAGGCGAATAGAAAAACTTTGGGCAAGTCCCAACCGCAATTGTGTGCCTCAATAGGCAAATATCTGCGGGAGAACATGCAGCTGGAATCCACGTGCAGTGACTTGGCCATGGAGATCTACAAGGTGACTAAGAGTGAGGCTGTAATCGTGAATGCTCTGATTACAGTTATCTGCAAGATCGGCGTAGATGACGGTCCAGTGGAACGCCTGCTGAATGCCTTGAAGTATTTGAACTTCGCGCAGAGATTTTTGGCTGAACTGGAGGAGCGTCTGTTCCGCAACACCAAGGAGCGACCTGCCACTGAGCTGGCCCTCAACTACGTGCGGCTCTACTTGAAGGCAGCAGCTCTGCAGGCGACCATGTCAGCAGGGTATAAGAATCCGGCGAGACTACTGTTGGCCAAAATTCTGTATCACTTCGACCGGGATATGCCGCCGCTGGTGATGGAGGTGCTGCGTCAATTTCCCACCGCGCTTCCCCACCGCGAACAGCGGGAGTACGACAATTCGGATGCCCTGATCACGGTGATCAAGCACCTGTTGATGAACCGGCAGTACGACATGCAGGATCCCAACGGCGCCGAGCGACTGCTGCTGTCCAAGCTGCGCTTTGAATACCACTTCCATCCCTTTGAGCCCAGCAAACAGCAGGTGCTGGAGAACCTGGTGGGGAAGCTGAAGGCCGGCCGTGAGGAGGAGCTGGGCTACGCCTTTGCGCTCTTTTGCCGCCGCTCACCGCATCTCAAGGTCGTGGAGAGCGTAGTGGGGGAACACCTAATGCCGCTCGCCACCAGTTACTGTGATCTCGCTGCTCAAAACGAGTCGTACGACGCCCGGCTTGGGCTTCTGCTTCACTGCATCTCTTTGGTCCTGAAGCCACTGCCCCTGGATACTGATATCTCCGCCTTCGTGGGGTTCCTGAAGCGCCTTCTCGTGGCAGTGCCACGATCCGGAGTTCAACTGGCGGCCGTGCAGGCCAGCCTACGTCTGCAGAGATTCGGATTCAAGTACACTCTGGATGCCCTGAAGGACTACAGGCCCAACTACGAGCTCGACCCGTTAACGCGGGCAATGATTCGATGCTTTGCGAAACGGAGAAGGCACTTCCGTCACGTGGCGGCCACTGGGCGGCGTCCAGAGATTTGA